A window from Corynebacterium urogenitale encodes these proteins:
- the glfT1 gene encoding galactofuranosyltransferase GlfT1: MPLKRSDSIAAVIVTHNRVELLGDSLRIVAAQAGVTVDHIIVVDNGADPRVEALVNEVAGERAVYLPSQTNLGGAGGFAYGFLTALSLGADAIWCADDDGRPADEYVLSTLLDVAEREQLDEVSPVVCNIDDPGRLAFPLRQGLVWRRHLSELEGDFLEGIASLFNGALISAKAMEIIGVPDYRLFIRGDEVEYHRRLVRSGLKFGTALTTAYLHPDGSDEFKPILGGKMHTQYPDNEFKRYFTYRNRGYIMNQPGMRKLLPQEYARFGWFFLVQQRDVKGFKEWLSLHAKGRKERFERP, translated from the coding sequence ATGCCTTTGAAGCGTTCGGACAGTATCGCCGCCGTCATCGTCACGCACAATCGCGTGGAACTCCTCGGAGATAGCCTGCGCATCGTTGCCGCCCAAGCCGGCGTGACAGTGGACCACATCATCGTGGTGGATAACGGCGCCGACCCACGGGTCGAGGCCCTGGTGAATGAGGTCGCCGGTGAGCGCGCGGTCTACCTTCCGAGCCAGACGAACCTTGGCGGCGCTGGCGGCTTTGCCTACGGTTTCCTCACCGCGCTGTCCCTCGGCGCGGACGCCATCTGGTGCGCAGATGACGATGGTCGCCCCGCCGACGAGTACGTCCTGAGTACCCTGCTGGACGTCGCCGAACGCGAACAGTTAGACGAGGTATCTCCCGTCGTCTGCAACATCGATGATCCAGGCCGCCTGGCATTTCCTCTCCGCCAGGGGTTGGTGTGGAGGCGTCACCTCTCCGAACTAGAAGGAGACTTCCTGGAAGGCATCGCCTCCCTGTTCAACGGTGCTCTCATCAGTGCGAAGGCGATGGAGATCATCGGTGTTCCCGACTACCGCCTATTCATCCGCGGCGATGAGGTGGAGTACCACCGCCGCCTGGTTCGCAGCGGCCTGAAATTCGGTACGGCATTGACGACCGCCTACCTCCACCCAGACGGTTCTGATGAGTTCAAGCCGATCCTCGGCGGCAAGATGCACACCCAGTATCCGGACAATGAGTTCAAGCGCTACTTCACCTACCGCAACCGTGGCTACATCATGAACCAGCCCGGCATGCGCAAGCTACTGCCGCAGGAATACGCGCGCTTCGGCTGGTTCTTCCTAGTGCAACAGCGGGACGTCAAAGGCTTTAAGGAATGGCTCTCTCTCCACGCGAAGGGGCGCAAGGAGCGCTTCGAGCGACCATAG
- a CDS encoding GtrA family protein, translating to MSETTSHDQARQRAQNSTNTQLIRFILVGGFSAVVDFGATALFTFAFGFTDGWAKTCGFILGTLTAYLINRRWTFQAEPSFNRFAITMATYAVTFAVQWLLYNKVGIPILSDWGWDPFWVRLISFVVAQGTATVLNFLIQKFLIFRS from the coding sequence ATGAGCGAAACGACATCCCACGATCAAGCCCGTCAGCGCGCGCAGAACAGTACGAACACGCAGCTGATCCGCTTTATCCTGGTCGGTGGTTTCTCCGCGGTCGTTGATTTCGGCGCCACCGCCCTGTTCACCTTCGCCTTTGGTTTCACCGATGGTTGGGCCAAGACCTGTGGTTTCATCCTCGGCACCCTAACTGCCTACCTGATTAACCGGCGTTGGACCTTCCAGGCAGAACCGAGCTTCAATCGCTTCGCCATCACGATGGCGACTTATGCTGTGACCTTTGCCGTCCAGTGGTTGCTGTACAACAAGGTGGGCATCCCGATCCTCAGTGACTGGGGATGGGATCCGTTCTGGGTGCGTCTGATTAGCTTCGTCGTTGCGCAGGGCACGGCGACGGTGCTGAACTTCCTCATCCAGAAGTTCCTCATCTTCCGCAGCTAA
- a CDS encoding GtrA family protein, giving the protein MQRSKRIARQFLRFGLVGASGFLVNQGVFVVCKKIADAGFDFHELDVFANLLGTQFNIRWYHVFSVVAFVVANLWNFVLNRYWTFAGMEKQKWWIQLPRFMAVGVFGLIITLLVSTALVNPESPFALPPEIFDGSTGLRTRAYWGNFIGVMVAVPANFLFNKLWTFRGVRERQPAKQL; this is encoded by the coding sequence ATGCAGCGCAGTAAGCGTATTGCTCGCCAGTTCCTGCGCTTCGGGCTGGTCGGCGCGTCCGGGTTCCTGGTTAACCAGGGCGTGTTCGTGGTGTGCAAGAAGATCGCGGATGCGGGGTTTGATTTCCACGAATTGGATGTCTTCGCCAATCTGCTGGGAACCCAGTTCAATATCCGCTGGTATCACGTGTTTTCTGTGGTGGCTTTCGTTGTCGCGAACTTGTGGAACTTCGTGCTGAATCGCTACTGGACCTTCGCCGGCATGGAGAAGCAGAAGTGGTGGATTCAGCTGCCGCGCTTCATGGCTGTGGGCGTGTTTGGACTGATCATCACGTTGCTGGTGTCCACGGCGCTGGTGAATCCGGAGTCCCCATTCGCGCTGCCGCCGGAGATTTTCGATGGTTCCACTGGTCTGAGGACACGCGCGTACTGGGGTAACTTCATCGGCGTGATGGTTGCCGTACCGGCGAATTTCCTCTTCAACAAACTGTGGACGTTCCGTGGGGTGCGGGAGAGGCAACCCGCTAAGCAGCTGTAG
- a CDS encoding alpha/beta fold hydrolase, whose translation MSAKIALQDGQEIAYDVRERGSVPVVQAHGLTSSRARDVLLELDFTATIGGVRALRYDAPGHGESTVPSVAEATAEDFLWPRTAEVLLEVLDQVFPGEEGAEGQRGEKPKVVGIGQSMGTATLLTAALEHPERFSGLILCIPPTIWDARQAQSYQYRRFADMVEQHGMDMFREASTASSLPPAVTPDRPETDPDVDVELLPKLYRGASMTDLPDPEQFKDLDLPVLILAWIEDPSHPMWSAEALLDALPNATMEVAETPADVESWPARMESFIQQYGLAAR comes from the coding sequence GTGAGCGCCAAGATAGCCCTGCAGGACGGCCAAGAAATCGCGTATGACGTGCGCGAACGTGGCAGTGTACCCGTAGTGCAGGCGCACGGGCTGACGAGTTCTCGCGCCCGCGATGTGTTACTGGAACTGGATTTCACCGCGACGATCGGCGGTGTGCGGGCGCTGCGCTACGACGCGCCAGGGCATGGCGAGTCCACCGTGCCTTCCGTGGCGGAGGCAACTGCCGAGGATTTCTTGTGGCCGCGCACGGCGGAGGTGCTGCTGGAGGTTCTTGACCAGGTGTTTCCTGGGGAAGAGGGGGCTGAGGGGCAGCGAGGTGAAAAGCCGAAGGTCGTGGGCATTGGCCAGTCCATGGGCACGGCCACGCTGCTGACCGCTGCGCTGGAACATCCAGAGCGCTTCTCCGGGTTGATCTTGTGCATCCCGCCGACAATCTGGGATGCGCGCCAGGCGCAGTCCTACCAGTACCGGCGCTTCGCGGACATGGTGGAGCAGCACGGGATGGACATGTTCCGTGAAGCGTCCACCGCGTCTTCTTTGCCCCCAGCGGTGACGCCAGACCGCCCGGAGACTGATCCGGACGTGGATGTGGAACTGCTGCCGAAGCTTTATCGGGGCGCGAGCATGACGGATCTTCCTGACCCGGAGCAATTCAAGGATTTGGATTTGCCGGTGCTCATCTTGGCGTGGATCGAGGATCCCTCTCACCCGATGTGGAGCGCGGAGGCACTGTTGGATGCGCTGCCGAACGCGACGATGGAGGTCGCGGAGACCCCTGCCGATGTGGAGTCCTGGCCGGCCCGGATGGAATCCTTCATCCAGCAGTACGGATTGGCTGCGCGCTAA
- a CDS encoding FAD-binding oxidoreductase, with protein sequence MTMPTSIKTETKTLTGWGRTQPSTAEVLSTPDVELISAAVAQVADDNADKPDHLKRGVIARGMGRSYGDPALNGGGLVIDMQALNHIHSIDPDTAIVDVDAGVTLDQLMKAALPYGLWVPVLPGTRQVTIGGAIGPDIHGKNHHSAGSFGNHVASMELLVADGRVLHLEPEGSADDPDGELFWATVGGMGLTGIILRARIKMTRTETAYFIADGDLTQNLDETIEFHSDGSEHNFTYSSAWFDAISPEPKLGRAAISRGSLATLDQLKELSPKLAKQPLKFNAPQLMTVPDIFPNFTMNKLSMIAIGELWWLKSGTYKNKVQNLTQFYQPLDLIGEWNRGYGSKGFLQYQFVVPTDAVEPFKQIIKDIQKSGHYSALNVFKLFGEGNRAPLSYPMPGWNVCVDFPIKPGLGKFLDDLDKRVMEFGGRLYLAKESRTSAENFHKMYPGLEGWLQTRRNIDPTGVFASDMSRRLEL encoded by the coding sequence ATGACGATGCCAACCAGCATTAAGACAGAAACCAAGACCCTCACCGGCTGGGGTCGCACCCAGCCGTCCACTGCCGAGGTCCTCTCCACCCCAGACGTGGAGCTGATCTCCGCTGCAGTCGCGCAGGTCGCAGACGATAACGCTGACAAGCCTGATCACCTCAAGCGTGGCGTGATCGCCCGTGGCATGGGGCGCAGCTACGGCGACCCAGCGCTCAACGGCGGTGGCCTAGTCATCGACATGCAGGCTCTCAACCACATCCACAGCATCGACCCAGACACGGCGATCGTGGACGTGGACGCCGGCGTGACCCTCGACCAGCTGATGAAGGCCGCCCTCCCTTACGGCCTGTGGGTGCCGGTCCTGCCGGGCACCCGCCAGGTGACCATCGGCGGCGCCATCGGGCCGGATATCCACGGCAAGAACCACCACTCCGCCGGCTCCTTCGGCAACCACGTCGCCTCCATGGAACTGCTGGTGGCGGACGGACGAGTGCTGCACCTCGAACCAGAGGGCTCCGCCGATGACCCGGATGGCGAGCTCTTCTGGGCGACCGTCGGCGGCATGGGCCTGACCGGCATCATCCTGCGTGCGCGCATCAAGATGACTCGCACGGAGACCGCCTACTTCATTGCCGATGGCGACCTCACCCAGAATCTCGACGAGACCATCGAGTTCCACTCCGACGGCTCCGAGCACAACTTCACCTACTCTTCAGCGTGGTTCGATGCGATCTCGCCGGAGCCAAAGCTCGGCCGCGCAGCGATTTCCCGCGGCTCGCTGGCGACGCTCGACCAGCTCAAGGAGCTGTCCCCGAAGTTGGCGAAGCAGCCGTTGAAGTTCAACGCCCCGCAGCTGATGACCGTCCCGGACATCTTCCCGAACTTCACGATGAACAAGCTGTCCATGATCGCCATCGGCGAGCTGTGGTGGTTGAAGTCCGGCACCTACAAGAACAAGGTGCAGAACCTCACGCAGTTCTACCAGCCGCTGGATCTCATCGGCGAGTGGAACCGTGGCTACGGTTCCAAGGGCTTCCTGCAGTACCAGTTCGTGGTGCCGACGGATGCTGTCGAGCCGTTTAAGCAGATCATTAAGGATATTCAGAAGTCCGGCCACTACTCCGCGCTGAACGTGTTCAAGCTGTTCGGCGAGGGCAACCGCGCCCCGCTGAGCTACCCAATGCCGGGCTGGAACGTGTGCGTGGACTTCCCGATCAAGCCGGGTTTGGGCAAGTTCCTCGATGACTTGGACAAGCGCGTCATGGAGTTCGGCGGCCGTTTGTACTTGGCCAAGGAGTCCCGCACGTCTGCGGAGAATTTCCACAAGATGTACCCGGGCTTGGAGGGCTGGTTGCAGACCCGCCGCAATATCGATCCGACCGGCGTGTTCGCTTCCGATATGTCCCGCCGCCTGGAACTCTAA
- a CDS encoding condensation domain-containing protein, giving the protein MDLRSGMVLRYDVTAQPYKTKLAPPISFDQKRHCELGPRPGSWMAVAFTLPVAATPQEIENAWLQVIQRHETLRTRVVNPEDPELEMLHVGKGAWSTAKLSPPPHQTATDLFTPADPRHILREVFDESCNPFATPSHQLCVVDHTTEATPAAVSMAGEGDLTPDRFTDATVVIGLDHCHSDAWSLLVLIRDFTALLHAIQAEDPTVAAQHRALPPANSFGEHSRDLLSRPIAPKPVQQAWKEIMEETGDMPTFPLPLGDLSEPREQVVEIHDVVDKEGLAALEASAQERGVRLLGLAVSAMAPFSAVFPVHSRRQPFTPSGTWAQAMGWFITNSVIRCESSDPHDAMAAVKEAIQLGSYPLAPLLEEYGGMPHTKGMLAVSWLDNRKLPIHVDSSLAPQHVSAEIKTNGVMLWFVVNDDGLHLRVRYPDTPEARENVAGWCASVCRTLQEYAGVRVAALLSGGS; this is encoded by the coding sequence ATGGATCTCCGGTCCGGCATGGTTCTGCGCTATGACGTTACAGCCCAGCCGTACAAGACCAAGCTCGCACCACCCATTTCCTTCGACCAAAAGCGGCATTGCGAGCTGGGTCCTCGCCCCGGCTCCTGGATGGCCGTCGCCTTCACCCTGCCCGTCGCAGCGACCCCCCAAGAGATTGAAAACGCGTGGCTGCAAGTCATCCAGCGCCACGAAACGCTGCGCACCCGAGTGGTCAACCCGGAGGATCCTGAGCTGGAGATGCTGCACGTAGGCAAGGGCGCCTGGTCCACTGCGAAGCTCTCCCCGCCCCCTCATCAAACTGCAACGGACCTGTTCACCCCGGCGGATCCGCGGCACATCCTGCGCGAGGTCTTCGATGAATCCTGCAACCCTTTCGCCACGCCAAGCCACCAGCTTTGCGTCGTCGACCACACAACGGAGGCCACACCGGCAGCCGTGAGCATGGCCGGCGAGGGTGACCTGACACCAGACCGTTTCACCGACGCGACGGTCGTCATCGGCCTCGATCACTGTCACTCCGATGCATGGTCCCTGCTGGTTCTCATCCGCGATTTCACCGCGCTGCTGCACGCAATTCAGGCGGAAGACCCGACGGTCGCCGCCCAGCACCGCGCCCTGCCACCAGCCAATTCCTTCGGGGAGCACTCGCGCGACCTGCTCTCCCGCCCCATTGCTCCGAAGCCCGTGCAACAGGCGTGGAAGGAGATCATGGAGGAGACCGGCGACATGCCAACCTTCCCGCTGCCACTCGGTGACCTTTCCGAACCGCGTGAGCAGGTGGTGGAAATCCACGACGTTGTGGACAAAGAGGGTCTGGCGGCGCTGGAGGCCTCCGCACAGGAGCGGGGCGTGCGTCTGCTCGGGCTGGCCGTCTCCGCCATGGCGCCGTTTTCCGCCGTGTTCCCTGTTCATTCCCGACGCCAACCATTCACCCCGTCCGGAACATGGGCGCAAGCAATGGGCTGGTTCATCACCAACTCTGTCATCCGCTGCGAATCCAGCGATCCTCACGACGCAATGGCCGCCGTGAAGGAGGCGATACAGCTGGGCTCCTACCCGCTAGCACCACTGCTGGAAGAGTATGGCGGCATGCCGCATACAAAGGGAATGCTGGCGGTAAGTTGGCTGGATAACCGCAAGCTGCCCATTCACGTGGACTCGTCGCTGGCGCCGCAGCACGTGTCCGCGGAGATCAAAACCAATGGTGTGATGCTGTGGTTCGTGGTCAATGATGATGGCCTGCACCTGCGCGTGCGCTACCCAGATACGCCGGAAGCCCGCGAAAATGTCGCGGGCTGGTGCGCCTCTGTGTGCCGGACGCTGCAGGAATACGCGGGAGTGCGGGTAGCTGCTTTGCTGTCTGGGGGTAGCTAA
- a CDS encoding decaprenylphospho-beta-D-erythro-pentofuranosid-2-ulose 2-reductase, which translates to MINACGKPQSILLLGGASDMGLAVVEEFLSRGPARVVLAAREGESLDDATSRLEAAGASSIESVAFDATDFDSHPGVFDEIWSKGDIDLAIVAFGILGDNEEQWTNQKSAVLAAQVNYTGAVSVGVLTAERMKKQGHGQIVVFSSVAGEMVRRSNFVYGSSKAGTDGFYRMLGEALRGTGVNVLTVRPGQARTNMTKGLDDAPLTVNKEDVAQAIAKAVDNKKTLIWVHPLFRPIMLVLKHLPQFVLRKLPI; encoded by the coding sequence ATGATTAATGCTTGTGGCAAGCCTCAGTCCATCCTGCTGCTCGGCGGCGCGTCCGATATGGGCCTGGCCGTGGTCGAGGAGTTCCTGTCCCGCGGCCCCGCCCGCGTCGTTCTTGCTGCCCGCGAGGGCGAGTCTTTGGACGACGCCACTAGCCGCCTGGAGGCCGCCGGTGCCTCCAGCATCGAGTCCGTTGCTTTCGACGCCACCGATTTCGATTCTCACCCTGGTGTCTTCGATGAGATTTGGTCGAAGGGTGACATTGACCTAGCGATTGTTGCTTTCGGCATCCTTGGCGATAACGAGGAGCAGTGGACCAACCAGAAGAGTGCTGTGCTGGCAGCCCAGGTGAACTACACAGGCGCGGTGTCCGTGGGTGTGCTGACGGCTGAGCGGATGAAGAAGCAGGGTCACGGCCAGATCGTGGTCTTCTCTTCCGTTGCGGGTGAGATGGTGCGCCGTTCGAACTTCGTCTACGGCTCCTCGAAGGCTGGCACCGACGGCTTCTACCGCATGCTGGGCGAGGCTCTGCGCGGCACCGGCGTGAACGTACTCACGGTTCGCCCAGGTCAGGCTCGTACGAACATGACCAAGGGCCTGGACGATGCGCCGTTGACGGTGAACAAGGAGGATGTTGCCCAGGCCATCGCGAAGGCTGTGGACAACAAGAAGACCCTGATTTGGGTCCACCCGCTGTTCCGTCCGATCATGCTGGTACTCAAGCACTTGCCGCAGTTCGTGCTGCGCAAGCTGCCGATTTAG